Proteins encoded by one window of Hylaeus volcanicus isolate JK05 chromosome 7, UHH_iyHylVolc1.0_haploid, whole genome shotgun sequence:
- the LOC128879563 gene encoding rac GTPase-activating protein 1 isoform X2, translating into MTTSLSMLASHDEVVRCTDVLINGACEEEFLHFAINQEEMRQKWLASIQECQRLHSALDKAHQEAADLDRKLSHARRLLDEEKRKRRTVEEQRNSLERQIAMARDLLFNDGGRNLNDETREKLQFLNNTTLNGRHSNIHIKDLHHNDKLNTIAELDSTGSILSDLSCFSKSEDDLDTSIIIQQNQKKREWKEHRPSGEYSTKKRRSTLQKVAELNASDRIVATTTVVMPKEGTITASSVIETIPGDENIDPQGPLHNSCKRHKSSERSKSKLTPVDMKQTHIDTAPSAPKAEILTSGSDSEGVFKPSPNIGGYTLNTKSARGHSFMSKTVIKPEVCTPCDKRIRFGKVALKCRDCKATAHTECKDLVPLPCVPTGNTPTLRGTSGTIADYTPMIPPMVPSLVVHCINEVELRGMSEQGLYRVNGGLTEVKCLKEKFLRGKGAPNLSDVDIPTICSTLKDFLRSLREPLITVGLWADFVRATTIIDKQDADAALYQAISELPQPNRDTLAFLILHLQRVSSSPECKMPISNLAKVFGPTLVGYSCQEPSPTSLLSETKNQVAIVESLLKIPSDYWANFVNPENLSSIGTHKTVELRHTPSTESLLKRSTSRGFFNTPLASRTFMKRNKKYFATPPSKAGF; encoded by the exons atgaccaCCTCGTTATCGATGTTAGCAAGCCACGATGAAGTGGTGCGATGTACTGATGTGCTCATAAATGGAGCTTGCGAAGAAg aatttttacattttgctaTAAATCAAGAGGAAATGAGGCAAAAATGGCTGGCATCGATACAAGAATGTCAACGACTCCATTCAGCCTTGGACAAAGCTCATCAAGAAGCAGCTGATTTGGATAGAAAATTGAGTCATGCAAGGAGGCTTTTAGatgaggaaaaaagaaaaagacggACTGTAGAAGAACAGAGAAACTCAtta gAAAGACAAATTGCTATGGCCAGAgatcttttatttaatgatGGTGGTAGGAATTTAAATGATGAAACACGAGAGaaactgcaatttttaaataatactacaCTGAATGGACGTCACAGTAATATCCACATTAAAGATTTACATCATAATGACAA aTTGAATACTATAGCGGAGCTGGACTCCACTGGCTCTATATTGAGCGATTTAAGTTGCTTTTCAAAGTCTGAAGATGACTTAGACACCAGTataattattcaacaaaatcaaaagaaacgagaatgGAAAGAACACAGACCCAGTGGTGAATATTCTACAAAGAAACGTCGTAGCACGTTACAAAAAGTTGCAGAATTAAATGCATCTGATAGAATAGTAGCTACAACTACTGTAGTAATGCCTAAAGAAGGTACTATCACTGCATCTTCTGTAATTGAGACTATACCTGGAGACGAGAACATAGATCCACAAGGTCCTCTACATAACTCGTGCAAAAGACATAAAAGTAGTGAACGTAGTAAATCGAAATTGACACCTGTCGATATGAAACAAACGCATATTGATACTGCT CCTTCTGCGCCAAAAGCGGAAATTCTTACATCGGGATCAGATTCTGAGGGTGTTTTCAAACCTAGTCCAAATATAGGGGGATACacattaaatacaaaatccGCGAGAGGTCACAGTTTTATGTCAAAAACAGTAATTAAACCAGAAGTTTGTACACCCTGTGATAAAAG AATTCGTTTTGGAAAAGTAGCCCTAAAGTGTAGAGACTGTAAAGCTACAGCTCATACAGAATGTAAAGATTTAGTACCATTACCTTGTGTGCCCACTGGAAACACGCCTACTCTACGCGGTACGTCG gGAACGATAGCAGACTATACACCTATGATTCCACCTATGGTACCATCATTGGTTGTTCATTGTATCAATGAAGTGGAACTAAGAGGAATGAGCGAACAAGGATTATACAGAGTGAATGGTGGTTTGACAGAAgtgaaatgtttgaaagaaaagtttcttAGAGGCAAAGGAGCTCCTAATCTTTCCGATGTTGATATACCTACCATATGCTCTACTCTTAAAGATTTTCTCAG gtCGTTACGAGAACCATTAATTACAGTTGGTTTATGGGCTGACTTTGTTCGTGCCACTACAATTATTGACAAACAAGATGCCGATGCTGCTTTATACCAAGCAATTTCAGAACTACCTCAACCTAATAGAGATACACTTGCTTTCCTGATATTGCATTTACAAAGAGTTTCAAGTAGTCCAGAATGTAAAATGCCTATAAGTAATCTAGCTAAAGTTTTTGGGCCTACGTTGGTGGGTTATAGTTGTCAAGAACCGTCACCTACTTCTTTGCTTTCGGAAACGAAAAATCAAGTCGCA ATAGTAGaaagtttattgaaaattccgTCGGATTACTGGGCAAATTTTGTCAATCCCGAAAATTTAAGCAGCATTGGTACTCATAAAACGGTAGAACTAAGACATACACCGTCCACAGAGTCTCTACTTAAACGTAGCACTTCTCGCGGCTTCTTCAATACTCCACTTGCTTCTAg AACGTTTatgaagagaaataaaaaatacttcgCGACACCTCCCTCTAAAGCAGGTTTCTAA
- the LOC128879563 gene encoding rac GTPase-activating protein 1 isoform X1 — protein sequence MTTSLSMLASHDEVVRCTDVLINGACEEEFLHFAINQEEMRQKWLASIQECQRLHSALDKAHQEAADLDRKLSHARRLLDEEKRKRRTVEEQRNSLERQIAMARDLLFNDGGRNLNDETREKLQFLNNTTLNGRHSNIHIKDLHHNDKLNTIAELDSTGSILSDLSCFSKSEDDLDTSIIIQQNQKKREWKEHRPSGEYSTKKRRSTLQKVAELNASDRIVATTTVVMPKEGTITASSVIETIPGDENIDPQGPLHNSCKRHKSSERSKSKLTPVDMKQTHIDTAPSAPKAEILTSGSDSEGVFKPSPNIGGYTLNTKSARGHSFMSKTVIKPEVCTPCDKRIRFGKVALKCRDCKATAHTECKDLVPLPCVPTGNTPTLRGTSGTIADYTPMIPPMVPSLVVHCINEVELRGMSEQGLYRVNGGLTEVKCLKEKFLRGKGAPNLSDVDIPTICSTLKDFLRSLREPLITVGLWADFVRATTIIDKQDADAALYQAISELPQPNRDTLAFLILHLQRVSSSPECKMPISNLAKVFGPTLVGYSCQEPSPTSLLSETKNQVAIVESLLKIPSDYWANFVNPENLSSIGTHKTVELRHTPSTESLLKRSTSRGFFNTPLASSRTFMKRNKKYFATPPSKAGF from the exons atgaccaCCTCGTTATCGATGTTAGCAAGCCACGATGAAGTGGTGCGATGTACTGATGTGCTCATAAATGGAGCTTGCGAAGAAg aatttttacattttgctaTAAATCAAGAGGAAATGAGGCAAAAATGGCTGGCATCGATACAAGAATGTCAACGACTCCATTCAGCCTTGGACAAAGCTCATCAAGAAGCAGCTGATTTGGATAGAAAATTGAGTCATGCAAGGAGGCTTTTAGatgaggaaaaaagaaaaagacggACTGTAGAAGAACAGAGAAACTCAtta gAAAGACAAATTGCTATGGCCAGAgatcttttatttaatgatGGTGGTAGGAATTTAAATGATGAAACACGAGAGaaactgcaatttttaaataatactacaCTGAATGGACGTCACAGTAATATCCACATTAAAGATTTACATCATAATGACAA aTTGAATACTATAGCGGAGCTGGACTCCACTGGCTCTATATTGAGCGATTTAAGTTGCTTTTCAAAGTCTGAAGATGACTTAGACACCAGTataattattcaacaaaatcaaaagaaacgagaatgGAAAGAACACAGACCCAGTGGTGAATATTCTACAAAGAAACGTCGTAGCACGTTACAAAAAGTTGCAGAATTAAATGCATCTGATAGAATAGTAGCTACAACTACTGTAGTAATGCCTAAAGAAGGTACTATCACTGCATCTTCTGTAATTGAGACTATACCTGGAGACGAGAACATAGATCCACAAGGTCCTCTACATAACTCGTGCAAAAGACATAAAAGTAGTGAACGTAGTAAATCGAAATTGACACCTGTCGATATGAAACAAACGCATATTGATACTGCT CCTTCTGCGCCAAAAGCGGAAATTCTTACATCGGGATCAGATTCTGAGGGTGTTTTCAAACCTAGTCCAAATATAGGGGGATACacattaaatacaaaatccGCGAGAGGTCACAGTTTTATGTCAAAAACAGTAATTAAACCAGAAGTTTGTACACCCTGTGATAAAAG AATTCGTTTTGGAAAAGTAGCCCTAAAGTGTAGAGACTGTAAAGCTACAGCTCATACAGAATGTAAAGATTTAGTACCATTACCTTGTGTGCCCACTGGAAACACGCCTACTCTACGCGGTACGTCG gGAACGATAGCAGACTATACACCTATGATTCCACCTATGGTACCATCATTGGTTGTTCATTGTATCAATGAAGTGGAACTAAGAGGAATGAGCGAACAAGGATTATACAGAGTGAATGGTGGTTTGACAGAAgtgaaatgtttgaaagaaaagtttcttAGAGGCAAAGGAGCTCCTAATCTTTCCGATGTTGATATACCTACCATATGCTCTACTCTTAAAGATTTTCTCAG gtCGTTACGAGAACCATTAATTACAGTTGGTTTATGGGCTGACTTTGTTCGTGCCACTACAATTATTGACAAACAAGATGCCGATGCTGCTTTATACCAAGCAATTTCAGAACTACCTCAACCTAATAGAGATACACTTGCTTTCCTGATATTGCATTTACAAAGAGTTTCAAGTAGTCCAGAATGTAAAATGCCTATAAGTAATCTAGCTAAAGTTTTTGGGCCTACGTTGGTGGGTTATAGTTGTCAAGAACCGTCACCTACTTCTTTGCTTTCGGAAACGAAAAATCAAGTCGCA ATAGTAGaaagtttattgaaaattccgTCGGATTACTGGGCAAATTTTGTCAATCCCGAAAATTTAAGCAGCATTGGTACTCATAAAACGGTAGAACTAAGACATACACCGTCCACAGAGTCTCTACTTAAACGTAGCACTTCTCGCGGCTTCTTCAATACTCCACTTGCTTCTAg TAGAACGTTTatgaagagaaataaaaaatacttcgCGACACCTCCCTCTAAAGCAGGTTTCTAA